The Flammeovirga yaeyamensis genome segment CAATTTCACTGTTAAAGTAAGCGGTTCTGCTGATGTGAATGCATTTGATCTTGTTTCTAAAACAGTTCAAATCTCAGTAAGCGGTTCTGGGGATGTAGACTGTTACGCTAATGAAGAAATTAACGCCACGGTTTCAGGATCGGGCGATATCAGATATAAAGGAACACCGACAAAAACTAAAATTAAAGTATCGGGTTCTGGAGATATTGAAAATGTTCAGTAAGAACACTTTTAATTTAACACGAAAGAGGTGGTCATTATTATGACTCACCTCTTTTTTATTTTCCTAAATTTAGAATAAAATCATTCAGCGATACATCAGAAGATAAATCCAAACGCTTTCTTAATCGCTTTCTAGCTACCTTCACACTATTTATTGATATACCCATTATAGAGGCAATATCTTTCGTACTCATGTTCAAGCGTATTAAATAGCATAACCTCAAATTACCATCGGTTAATCCTTTATTTAACTCTTGTAGTTCTTTTATAAAAGGTTGGTTCACCTCTGCAAATAATTGATTTAACACTTCCCACTCCTTCTCTAAATTTTCGGCATTTTTTATATCTCTTCGGATACTCTTTATTTTATTGATGGTAAATTCTTCTGGGTTTTGTTGCAGATGCAATAATTTCTCGTCGAGTTGTTCGATCAAAGAATTTAAATGAAGCAACCTTAAAGCATGAGTGGTTAACTCTTTTTCTCTCTTATCGAGTGTTTCTTTTATCAAATCTGCTTTTTGATTTTCAATATCAGACAGTAGTTGTTCCTCTGAAATCAAAACATTTAATCGTTCATTGATAATACCTTCCATCTTCATCTTATTTCGATCCATCTTCTTAATCGTCCATCGATAGACGAAAACACCCATAATCAGTAACAATAAAGTGCAAAACAACTTAAACTCTAGCCTTTCATAAAAGTAGGGCAATAGTTGAAGTTTAAAAGATTGTATTGCCCCCCATTCTTGATGAGGGTATCTTGCTCGAACTTGAAAAGTATACTCTCCGGGAGAAAAGTTAGAATACAATATAGATGAGTTGCTTTTTGTGGTTTGCCAATGATTATCAAATCCCAATAACCTTGTTTGATACTCTAGTTTATGATTTTGTCTAAAATCAACCGCCACATACTCAAAAGAGAAATTCCTCTCCTCAGGAGATAGGATTAGATGATTTTTATAGATTACTTTTTTAGTATTGAAAGGCACTTTTGATGAATGAACAATAATATTTTTAATAATAGGTCTCAAAGGTTTTACACTTGTATTCAACACCTTATTAGGATTAAAAATATTCACTCCATTCGTACCTCCAAAAGCTAAATACTTTCCACTTAATTTTGCTGATGCTCCAACATTAAATTGAGGTCCTTGCAACCCATCTGCAGCATTATAATTTAGAATAGTATTGGTTTTAGTATTATAAACAGTAATGCCTTTGTTGGTCGACAGCCATAGGTTATTCCCTTCGCTACTTTCAATACTATAAATAAACAGACTTGGTAAGGCAGTGTTAATTTCTTCAACTTCAAATAAATCTTCTTGTCTGTTTAGTCGCCACAATCCTTTTCCGAAAGTGCCTACCCAAAAATTCAATTTATCGTCCTCATAAATAGATAATATTGCATTATTGATATTCATATTATCCTCCTCTTTATTATTAAAATAAAGTCTTTTGAAATCGTCTGATTCCTTTCTATAACGATTCAATCCATGAAATGTCCCTATCCATATATCCCCTTTGATATCTTTAAATACTTTCCTGCAATCATTATTTGATAATGAATTTGGATTATCTACTTGATAATTATATCGGTTTAATTCTTTCGTATTGAGATTATATTTTAATATACCATTTGATGTGGCCATCCATAAATAAGTGGTATTATCGACCAAAATATCCCAAACCACTTCTTTTTCTATAGTATTACCTTGGTCATCAAACAGCTTTAATTTTTGGAAATTCTTTTTATCCCGACTAAAATACAAACCATCTTTATAGGTGCCTGCCCATAAAATACCATTCACTTCCTTTAGCGAAAGAATACTTTTAGAAGGCAAGAAGACCTTAGTGCTCATCATTTGTAAATCCACATGATGAAGTCCCCCTCCATCGGTACCTATCCATATTTTCTCATCATCGTTTAAGATACTGGTCACACTCCCATTTTTCAGTCCCAATTCATTTCCTTCACCTTCTGCTATGGTGTAAAATGGATCATTTAAATTGCATTGCAATAATCCATTACCAAAGCTTCCCAGCCAGACAATATTGTCATTCCCAACATAAATAGTATTGATAGTTTTAGAGGATATCTTTTTATTCAATATTTTTTGATGTTGCAATTCCTCTCCCTGTGTCAAGATCATCGCTCCATTACTTTCCGAACCTACCCAAATATTTCCTTTCTGATCTTTCGTAATTGTCTTAATAGAGTGACCAATATCTGCCAATCGTACTAACTGATGATCCTCATATCGATAAATTTCTCCTTGAGCTGTTCCTAAATAGAGTGAATGATCAAAAGCTTCTAACACTTTAATCTGTTTTCCATTTAAATCATCAAATTGATATTGTTGGATGGATTGATTCAATATTAAGTCATATAAACTCACCCCACTTTCCGTTGCCACAAAAAGTAGGTTGTCCATTTTTTCAATCGAATTAATTTGAGAAGTTTCCTTGGAAATTAATCGATATCCATTTTTACTTTCCCGAAAGACTCCTTGATTAGAGACGCCAACAATCTTATTCAAATCATCATCCCAAAGAATTTTGCAAACATCTTCTATAGTATTAAGGTTCGAAGTAATATGTTCCCGATAGAAATTATCTCTTTCGTAATCATAAAACTCCAAGGAGCCATTGGTGCCAATCCAAACTTTATTCATAAGTGGATCCAACTCCAAAGTTCGAATAGAGTTAAAAGTCAACTTTTTTTCAGAGTTGTCTTGAAACGACGTGATGCTATTGCCGTCGTACATATTTAATCCGTCTTCTGTGCCTACCCAAAGGATGTCGTATTTATCTTGAACTAAAGCCGTAACGTTGTTGTGAGATAATCCTTGCTTAGCTTTTAGTGCAGTTAGTTTGGTTGGTACAGTAGAATTATTTGTTGCATCGTATCCGAACGAGGTAGAACAGATTGTAATAAAATAATACAACGCTACCCTATTCATTAGACTGAAGGTATTCATTAAAGTTAGTTGTGTTGAGAAATCGCTTTTAACTGTGTTGTTACCCTAATATAAGTTTTTATTTCTAGAATACAATTATCGATTTCTTTATCAATGACTTATTTGAAACTTAAATAGCTGGTAAAATCTTTAATTAAAGTAGTAATAAGATAGAGACAGAACAAATGCCCTGCCTCTATCTAACTTTAATGAACTAAATTATTTTCGTCAATCGTTATTCTATCTTTTGATAATTCGCTTAATAAATTGCTGATTACCCACTTGTCCTTTCACTATATAAACTCCCGAAGGTAACTTCGATCCGTCCAACTTCAATTGATTGTTTCCTTCATCAATGACTTGTTGCATCTCTGAAATTAAACCTCCTTGAAGATTGAATAATTGTAGACTTAACTGACCTGATTCTTCTGTACTGAAACGAAGGGTAGTTAAATCATTAAATGGATTTGGATAAGTAGACACCTCAAGTAATTTTTCCTCTAAAGATTGATCAGCAATCAACTGTCTAGTTCCACTAGGAGCTAACACATCGTTCATCGCAACCAAAAGACTCTTTGATGCATCTTGAGTATCAAAAGTGAGCTCCCAGA includes the following:
- a CDS encoding two-component regulator propeller domain-containing protein, which gives rise to MNTFSLMNRVALYYFITICSTSFGYDATNNSTVPTKLTALKAKQGLSHNNVTALVQDKYDILWVGTEDGLNMYDGNSITSFQDNSEKKLTFNSIRTLELDPLMNKVWIGTNGSLEFYDYERDNFYREHITSNLNTIEDVCKILWDDDLNKIVGVSNQGVFRESKNGYRLISKETSQINSIEKMDNLLFVATESGVSLYDLILNQSIQQYQFDDLNGKQIKVLEAFDHSLYLGTAQGEIYRYEDHQLVRLADIGHSIKTITKDQKGNIWVGSESNGAMILTQGEELQHQKILNKKISSKTINTIYVGNDNIVWLGSFGNGLLQCNLNDPFYTIAEGEGNELGLKNGSVTSILNDDEKIWIGTDGGGLHHVDLQMMSTKVFLPSKSILSLKEVNGILWAGTYKDGLYFSRDKKNFQKLKLFDDQGNTIEKEVVWDILVDNTTYLWMATSNGILKYNLNTKELNRYNYQVDNPNSLSNNDCRKVFKDIKGDIWIGTFHGLNRYRKESDDFKRLYFNNKEEDNMNINNAILSIYEDDKLNFWVGTFGKGLWRLNRQEDLFEVEEINTALPSLFIYSIESSEGNNLWLSTNKGITVYNTKTNTILNYNAADGLQGPQFNVGASAKLSGKYLAFGGTNGVNIFNPNKVLNTSVKPLRPIIKNIIVHSSKVPFNTKKVIYKNHLILSPEERNFSFEYVAVDFRQNHKLEYQTRLLGFDNHWQTTKSNSSILYSNFSPGEYTFQVRARYPHQEWGAIQSFKLQLLPYFYERLEFKLFCTLLLLIMGVFVYRWTIKKMDRNKMKMEGIINERLNVLISEEQLLSDIENQKADLIKETLDKREKELTTHALRLLHLNSLIEQLDEKLLHLQQNPEEFTINKIKSIRRDIKNAENLEKEWEVLNQLFAEVNQPFIKELQELNKGLTDGNLRLCYLIRLNMSTKDIASIMGISINSVKVARKRLRKRLDLSSDVSLNDFILNLGK